Part of the Planococcus plakortidis genome is shown below.
TATATGATCTGGTATTCAGTCGGCCGTTTCTTCATTGAAGGAATGCGCACCGACAGCCTGTACGTTATCGGCGAATTGCGTGCCGCACAGCTTGTATCGGTCATTGCAATCATCATCGGCCTTGCTTTCATCATTTACCGGCGGGTAGCTCTCAAAAACCCGCCGCGCTATTTGGATAAATAACTAGGAAAGAAGAGATTGAATGTCGACAGTGAAAAATGGCTTGAAAGCCGGATTAAAGACTACATGGTCACTCGGGAAAATCATTTTCCCGATCACCTTGCTCGTCACGATGCTGCAATTCACGCCGGTGCTGCCATTTATCATCGATTTGGTGGCGCCGGTCATGGGGATTTTCGGCCTCAGCGGCGAAGCGGCCGTGCCGCTCGTCCTTGGGAATGCGCTCAATCTATACGCCGGGATCGCGGGGATCCTCTCGCTCGAACTGACCGTGAAAGAAGTGTTCATCCTGGCGGTCATGTTATCGTTCTCGCATAACATCTTCATCGAAACCGGCGTCGCCTTGAAAGTGGGCGTCCGCTTATGGGTCGTCTTGGTGGTGCGTTTCGGGCTTGCGGCTTTATCGGGCATCCTGATCAATTTGTTCTGGTCAGGCGGTGGGGAAATTGCGCAATACGGCTTTGTGCCAGAAGCTGCCGCGGCGCCGGAAACATGGCTCGGCATTTTCTTATTGGGCTTGGAGAAAGCGAGTTTCGGCGTGCTTCAGCTGGCGATGATTGTCATTCCGCTCATGTTGATGATCCAACTATTGAAAGACCGCCAGTATCTGCAAAAAATCTCGAATATGATGGGGCCGCTCACACGGCTGATCGGCGTCGAAAAAAATACGTCGTTGACGCTCGCCTCCGGATTGATTTTCGGTTTGGCAATGGGCGCCGGGGTGATGATCCAGGCGGTCCAGGAAGATGGTGTCAGCCGCAAGGACGCAACGCTCGCCTTTATCTTCCTGGTGGCATGCCACGCAATCGTCGAGGATACATTGATTTTCATCCCGCTCGGCATCCCGATCTGGCCCTTGTTGTTGATTCGGGTCATCACTGCGCTCGCTTTAACGATCTTCATATCTTATCTATGGCGGCGGGCTGAAGACAATCGGAAGGAAGTGGTCACTCCATGAACAAAGATATAACGGCTTTATTGTTTGATTTTGACGGAACCTTGCTCGATACGAATGAATTGATCATCCAGACCTTCCTGTCGGTGCTCGGCGAACATTTCCCGGGTGAATATGGCCGGGAAGATGTCTTGCATTTTATCGGCCCTTCACTGGAACAGACCTTTACGGAAATCGCGCCGGGGAGAGTCAATGAACTAAGCGATCAATATCGCCGCTTGAACCGGACGCTCCATGATGAATTGGTCTCTGAATATGACGGGGTGGCGGAAACTTTGCGTACCTTGAAGTCCAGGGGCCTGAAGATGGCGATCGTCTCCACTAAACGCGAAGAAACGATCTTGCACGGCCTGAAGCTGATGGGCGTGCACGACGTGTTCGATGTCCTGGTCGCATTGGATCATGTGCAGAACCCGAAGCCGCACCCGGAACCGCTTGAATTGGCATTGCGCTTGTTGGAAGCGGATCAGCAAGAGGCCTTGATGATCGGCGATAATTCACATGATATCGAAGGCGGGAAAAATGCGGGGGTCCGGACGGCAG
Proteins encoded:
- a CDS encoding nucleoside recognition domain-containing protein produces the protein MSTVKNGLKAGLKTTWSLGKIIFPITLLVTMLQFTPVLPFIIDLVAPVMGIFGLSGEAAVPLVLGNALNLYAGIAGILSLELTVKEVFILAVMLSFSHNIFIETGVALKVGVRLWVVLVVRFGLAALSGILINLFWSGGGEIAQYGFVPEAAAAPETWLGIFLLGLEKASFGVLQLAMIVIPLMLMIQLLKDRQYLQKISNMMGPLTRLIGVEKNTSLTLASGLIFGLAMGAGVMIQAVQEDGVSRKDATLAFIFLVACHAIVEDTLIFIPLGIPIWPLLLIRVITALALTIFISYLWRRAEDNRKEVVTP
- the ppaX gene encoding pyrophosphatase PpaX; this encodes MNKDITALLFDFDGTLLDTNELIIQTFLSVLGEHFPGEYGREDVLHFIGPSLEQTFTEIAPGRVNELSDQYRRLNRTLHDELVSEYDGVAETLRTLKSRGLKMAIVSTKREETILHGLKLMGVHDVFDVLVALDHVQNPKPHPEPLELALRLLEADQQEALMIGDNSHDIEGGKNAGVRTAGVAWTAKGEEFLASFEPDFMLQHISDLLELTKVGIK